The genomic DNA AGCTAAGTATATATTTTATAAATCTCTTGTTACTATATTGTGTTTTCGAATTTATGCTATAGAGTGAGCAAAAATTTATTAAGGTATACATGATGATTTTTTGTTATAAAATGGTTGAAAAAATAAGTTGTATTGCTCGTAAAGCTGGAATAGAAATTATGAGGATTTATAATGGAGGTTTAAATTTAAACGCGTATAAAAAGTTGGATACATCTCCTGTAACTAATGCTGATTTATTCTCTCACAAGGTGATCGTGTACTATTTAAAAAATTTGACACCTGAAATCCCAATTTTATCTGAAGAAGATATTACTACATGGCAGAAATGTAGAGATAGAAGTTGTTTTTGGCTAATAGATCCTTTAGATGGAACGAAAGAGTTTTTATTACGCAATGGCGAATTTACTGTTAATATTGCTTTCGTTGAGTACGGTCAACCTATTATGGGAGTAGTGTATGTTCCTGTGTATAATGTGTTATATGCTGCAGATAATGGACGAGTATGGAAGATTAATGCTAGAGGAGAACGTATAAATATTGCAGTACGTATGTCTCGTTATCCAATTATAGTGATGAGTCGTAGTAATTTTTGTTGTGATCAATATAAGTTATACAATTTTTTAAACAGGTTGAAAAACTATAAAATTGTTAATATTGGATCTTCATTTAAATTTTGTTTAATAGCAGAAGGTAGTGCTCAATTTTATCCAAGATTTTCTTGTACTAAAATTTGGGATACGGCTGCTGGGCATGTAATAGCTAGAACA from Candidatus Blochmanniella camponoti includes the following:
- the cysQ gene encoding 3'(2'),5'-bisphosphate nucleotidase CysQ codes for the protein MVEKISCIARKAGIEIMRIYNGGLNLNAYKKLDTSPVTNADLFSHKVIVYYLKNLTPEIPILSEEDITTWQKCRDRSCFWLIDPLDGTKEFLLRNGEFTVNIAFVEYGQPIMGVVYVPVYNVLYAADNGRVWKINARGERINIAVRMSRYPIIVMSRSNFCCDQYKLYNFLNRLKNYKIVNIGSSFKFCLIAEGSAQFYPRFSCTKIWDTAAGHVIARTAGAVVNDWNGNPLHYKNINQSFLNPGFQVSSH